In a genomic window of Sulfurisphaera tokodaii str. 7:
- a CDS encoding bifunctional ADP-dependent NAD(P)H-hydrate dehydratase/NAD(P)H-hydrate epimerase produces MIDTKRMRAIEINSEALGIPTLLLMENAGRSVKDEILARIKPNNAVIFVGHGGKGGDGLVTARHLASEGVKVKVIVLGENKHKDAVFNYNAILDMDYSIEINEIKDLEELKPVEADVLVDAMLGTGFRGKPREPFATAIRVFNESKGFKVSIDLPSGIDADTGEAPGEYVKPDLVVTFHDMKKGLLRYNFNVVVKKIGIPPEAEIYVGPGDVVVSIKKRDYKSKKGDNGRVLVIGGSYTFTGAPTLSALAALRTGADLVYVASCEETAKIIAGYSPDLIAIKLSGKNISPNNLEELKPWIDRADSVIIGPGMGLSEETIEASKMIVNYLMEKNKPAVIDADALKAISGYKLYPNAVITPHAGEFKIFFKEETEKDIRKRIAQVVEKAKECNCVVLLKGYVDIVSDGKEFRLNKTGNPGMTVGGTGDTLTGIVGTFLAQKLSPFDAAAIGVFVNSLSGTLAYSELGPHITPSDILNKIPVVLNDPIESFKKKIYKRVVNS; encoded by the coding sequence ATGATAGACACAAAAAGAATGCGTGCTATTGAAATAAATAGCGAGGCTTTAGGAATTCCAACTCTTTTATTAATGGAAAATGCTGGAAGAAGTGTAAAAGATGAGATCTTAGCAAGGATTAAACCGAATAATGCAGTAATATTTGTCGGACATGGAGGAAAGGGAGGAGATGGATTAGTAACTGCAAGGCACTTAGCTAGTGAAGGTGTTAAGGTAAAAGTTATTGTTTTAGGAGAAAATAAGCATAAAGATGCAGTTTTTAACTATAATGCTATTCTTGACATGGACTATTCTATTGAGATTAATGAAATAAAGGATCTTGAAGAGTTGAAACCAGTTGAAGCTGATGTGTTAGTAGATGCAATGTTAGGTACAGGGTTTAGGGGAAAACCAAGGGAACCATTTGCTACAGCAATAAGAGTATTTAACGAGAGTAAAGGTTTCAAAGTTTCAATAGATCTACCTTCTGGGATAGACGCTGATACTGGTGAGGCTCCAGGAGAATATGTTAAGCCTGATTTAGTAGTGACTTTTCACGATATGAAGAAAGGGTTATTGAGATATAATTTTAATGTAGTTGTAAAGAAAATTGGAATACCACCAGAAGCTGAAATTTACGTTGGTCCAGGTGATGTAGTAGTTAGCATAAAGAAAAGGGATTATAAATCTAAGAAAGGTGATAATGGCAGAGTATTGGTAATAGGTGGTAGTTATACTTTTACCGGTGCACCAACTTTATCAGCATTAGCGGCATTAAGAACTGGAGCTGATTTAGTTTACGTTGCTTCTTGTGAAGAGACCGCTAAAATTATTGCCGGATATTCTCCGGATTTAATTGCTATAAAACTTTCTGGTAAAAATATCTCACCTAACAATTTAGAGGAATTGAAACCCTGGATAGATAGGGCTGATAGTGTAATCATAGGACCCGGAATGGGTTTAAGTGAAGAAACTATAGAAGCATCAAAAATGATTGTGAACTATCTAATGGAAAAGAACAAGCCTGCGGTAATTGATGCAGATGCTTTAAAGGCAATTTCTGGGTATAAGCTCTATCCAAATGCTGTAATAACTCCTCATGCTGGAGAATTTAAGATATTTTTCAAGGAAGAGACTGAAAAAGATATAAGAAAAAGAATTGCTCAAGTAGTTGAGAAAGCTAAGGAATGTAATTGTGTCGTTTTACTAAAGGGTTATGTAGATATAGTAAGTGATGGTAAGGAGTTTAGACTTAATAAAACCGGTAACCCTGGAATGACTGTTGGAGGGACTGGTGATACCTTAACTGGTATTGTAGGGACATTTCTTGCTCAAAAATTATCTCCTTTCGATGCTGCTGCAATAGGTGTGTTTGTGAACAGTTTGTCCGGGACTTTAGCTTACTCTGAATTAGGGCCTCATATTACTCCTTCTGATATTTTAAATAAAATTCCGGTTGTATTAAATGATCCCATAGAATCATTTAAGAAAAAAATATATAAACGAGTTGTTAATTCATGA